One genomic segment of Paenibacillus xylanexedens includes these proteins:
- a CDS encoding FtsW/RodA/SpoVE family cell cycle protein, with translation MTNRHERIQHYLDHMCVQVKAREVHNDLRDELGNHMEEMILDKEQEGYTEEEAIAYAIEQMGDPAVVGKSMHRLHRHRMHWGLLVGLIGLSITSLLLIWIFTMNVADEKYQSLYRGHVVYTIIGVILMLFFIYFDYRKLKKAAWWIYILLNALLWINPMISTDFYGMSRFLIAPLGFVIDLTTASVWILPLAIGAIVQEKFHSNCNMQSILTYIAMVALPVVLLFQMSDWVRMFLFGTMSIILFGWLTRKWLYTALGAVVTGSVFVLLLFFADKYGRLERLSVVLNLQDDPYGGYSNNSIIEIIQSAGWWGNGIDTTFDMFKMSYLDYPGVLLIDVFGWSAGILLLVGIIWFVASMVKMLPRIRDDFGRMIIISITSMFALQIIYSLAMTTGKAPILSIVFPLIGYGNHLLFEYAMVGLLLGIYRRKDTISTINERIQQKVDGDPMTSS, from the coding sequence ATGACAAATCGACATGAACGAATTCAGCATTATCTGGATCACATGTGTGTTCAGGTTAAAGCTCGCGAAGTACATAACGACTTGCGTGATGAGTTGGGAAACCACATGGAAGAAATGATTTTGGATAAAGAACAAGAAGGTTATACAGAGGAAGAAGCAATTGCATATGCCATTGAACAGATGGGTGATCCTGCAGTGGTAGGCAAAAGCATGCACCGATTGCATCGTCATCGCATGCATTGGGGGCTGTTAGTTGGACTAATTGGTTTGTCTATAACTAGCCTGTTACTGATATGGATCTTTACGATGAATGTTGCAGATGAAAAGTATCAGTCCTTATATCGGGGGCATGTGGTGTACACCATTATAGGTGTAATATTGATGTTGTTCTTTATTTATTTTGATTATCGTAAGTTGAAAAAAGCTGCTTGGTGGATCTATATTCTACTTAATGCCCTTTTGTGGATTAATCCAATGATATCTACGGATTTTTATGGTATGAGCAGATTCCTGATTGCACCACTTGGATTTGTAATAGACCTTACGACTGCTTCAGTATGGATTTTGCCACTTGCCATAGGGGCAATTGTGCAGGAGAAGTTTCATTCAAACTGCAATATGCAATCCATATTGACCTATATTGCTATGGTAGCGTTACCTGTAGTGCTATTGTTTCAAATGTCGGACTGGGTTCGCATGTTTCTGTTTGGCACAATGTCCATTATTTTATTTGGTTGGCTCACGCGAAAATGGCTTTATACAGCCTTAGGTGCTGTTGTAACAGGAAGTGTTTTTGTATTGTTATTGTTTTTTGCAGATAAGTACGGCCGCCTAGAGAGGCTTTCCGTCGTTTTGAATCTTCAGGATGACCCTTACGGTGGCTATAGTAACAATTCCATTATTGAAATTATTCAATCAGCCGGCTGGTGGGGTAATGGGATTGATACAACGTTCGACATGTTTAAAATGAGTTATTTAGATTACCCAGGTGTTCTGCTCATTGATGTGTTTGGCTGGTCAGCCGGGATACTATTATTGGTGGGTATCATCTGGTTTGTTGCAAGTATGGTGAAGATGCTTCCTCGCATTCGGGATGATTTCGGTCGAATGATAATTATCAGTATCACATCCATGTTTGCGTTGCAAATCATCTATTCATTGGCGATGACTACCGGCAAGGCTCCAATTCTTAGCATAGTTTTTCCTTTAATAGGATATGGAAATCACCTGCTTTTCGAATATGCCATGGTCGGTTTACTTCTCGGTATTTATCGTCGGAAGGATACCATTTCGACGATAAATGAAAGAATACAGCAGAAGGTGGATGGCGACCCAATGACCAGTTCATAG
- a CDS encoding PadR family transcriptional regulator, which produces MQVNKQMIKGSTETLILTLLQERPLYGYELIKELHRQSEGVFNLKEGTLYPILHAMEIEGWVESYWMEVEGRKRKYYSIRDKGMEALQSKKAEWNMFRRAVDRVLGEGGLT; this is translated from the coding sequence TTGCAGGTTAACAAACAAATGATTAAAGGCAGTACCGAAACATTGATTCTGACCCTGCTTCAGGAACGACCGTTGTACGGATATGAATTAATCAAGGAACTACATCGTCAATCCGAGGGTGTGTTTAATCTGAAAGAGGGCACGTTATATCCTATTTTGCATGCTATGGAGATTGAAGGTTGGGTAGAGTCGTACTGGATGGAGGTTGAAGGCCGTAAACGTAAATATTATTCGATTCGTGACAAGGGCATGGAGGCCTTACAAAGTAAAAAAGCAGAATGGAATATGTTCCGTAGAGCTGTGGATCGAGTGCTTGGTGAAGGAGGCCTGACATGA